A single Prevotella sp. E15-22 DNA region contains:
- the recA gene encoding recombinase RecA, protein MAKKEETEQLTPQQEKMKALQAAMSKIEKDFGKGSIMRMGEEKIENVDVIPTGSISLNAALGVGGYPKGRIIEIYGPESSGKTTLAIHAIAEAQKAGGIAAFIDAEHAFDRFYAQKLGVDIDNLYISQPDNGEQALEIADQLIRSAAIDIIVIDSVAALTPKKEIEGDMGDSAVGLHARLMSQALRKVTSTIAKTNTTCIFINQLREKIGVMFGNPETTTGGNALKFYASVRLDIRKVTTLKDGDQPIGNQVRVKVVKNKVAPPFRKAEFEITFGEGISKIGEIVDLGVEYEIIKKSGSWFSYEDSKLAQGRDAVKALLKDNPELCEELEAKIMEKIKDNQ, encoded by the coding sequence ATGGCAAAGAAAGAAGAAACAGAACAGTTGACTCCGCAACAGGAGAAAATGAAAGCTCTGCAGGCTGCCATGTCGAAGATCGAGAAGGACTTTGGCAAAGGCAGCATCATGCGCATGGGCGAGGAAAAGATAGAGAATGTTGATGTGATTCCTACTGGCTCAATCAGCCTGAACGCTGCCCTTGGTGTGGGCGGCTACCCAAAAGGACGCATCATCGAGATATATGGTCCGGAGTCATCTGGTAAGACTACACTGGCCATCCACGCCATTGCCGAGGCACAGAAGGCAGGCGGCATTGCAGCGTTCATCGACGCAGAGCATGCCTTCGACCGCTTCTATGCTCAGAAGCTGGGTGTGGACATCGACAACCTGTATATCTCGCAGCCAGACAATGGTGAGCAGGCACTGGAGATTGCCGATCAGCTGATTCGCTCGGCTGCCATTGACATCATCGTCATCGACTCTGTGGCAGCCCTGACACCTAAGAAGGAGATTGAGGGCGACATGGGTGATTCGGCCGTTGGTCTGCATGCCCGTCTGATGAGTCAGGCCCTGCGTAAGGTGACCTCGACCATCGCCAAGACCAACACCACTTGTATCTTCATCAACCAGTTGCGCGAGAAGATTGGTGTGATGTTTGGTAACCCTGAGACTACCACTGGTGGTAACGCCCTGAAGTTCTATGCTTCTGTTCGTCTGGACATCCGCAAGGTGACCACCCTGAAGGACGGCGACCAGCCCATTGGCAACCAGGTGCGCGTGAAGGTGGTGAAGAACAAGGTGGCTCCCCCTTTCCGCAAAGCTGAGTTTGAGATTACCTTCGGCGAGGGTATCTCGAAGATTGGCGAGATTGTGGACTTGGGTGTAGAGTACGAGATCATCAAGAAGAGCGGTTCGTGGTTCTCATACGAGGACTCGAAACTGGCTCAGGGTCGCGACGCAGTAAAAGCACTGCTGAAGGATAACCCCGAGTTGTGCGAGGAGTTGGAAGCCAAG
- a CDS encoding saccharopine dehydrogenase family protein, which produces MSRVLMIGAGGVATVAAFKIAQNADVFTEFMIASRRKAKCDKIVEDIHKAGYKLDIKTAQVDADDVEQLKALFNDYKPELVINLALPYQDLTIMDACLACGCNYLDTANYEPKDEAHFEYSWQWAYRERFEKAGLTAILGCGFDPGVTSIYTAYAAKHHFKEIQYLDIVDCNAGDHHKAFATNFNPEINIREITQKGLYWEDGKWVETEPLEIHKDLTYPEIGPRDSYLLHHEEIESLVINYPTIKRARFWMTFGQQYLKHLEVIQNIGMSRIDEVEYEAPLADGSGKTVKVKIVPLQFLKAVLPNPQDLGENYEGQTSIGCRIRGIGNDGKEHTYYVYNNCSHRAAYEETGMQGVSYTTGVPAMIGAMMFCKGLWNTPGVHNVEEFDPDPFMEQLNKQGLPWHEIHDGDLEL; this is translated from the coding sequence ATGAGTAGAGTATTAATGATTGGCGCTGGTGGCGTCGCTACAGTAGCAGCATTCAAGATTGCACAGAATGCTGACGTATTTACGGAGTTTATGATTGCAAGTCGCAGAAAGGCGAAGTGCGACAAGATAGTTGAGGATATCCATAAGGCTGGTTACAAGCTGGACATCAAGACTGCCCAGGTGGACGCCGACGATGTGGAGCAGCTGAAGGCGCTGTTCAACGACTACAAGCCTGAGCTGGTGATCAACCTGGCCCTGCCCTATCAGGACTTGACAATCATGGATGCTTGTCTGGCATGCGGATGCAACTATCTGGATACGGCCAACTACGAGCCTAAGGACGAGGCTCACTTTGAGTACTCATGGCAGTGGGCTTATCGCGAGCGCTTCGAGAAGGCTGGACTGACAGCCATCCTGGGTTGCGGTTTCGACCCAGGTGTGACTTCTATCTACACCGCCTATGCTGCCAAGCATCACTTCAAGGAGATTCAGTACCTGGATATCGTTGACTGTAACGCTGGCGACCACCACAAGGCTTTCGCCACCAACTTCAACCCAGAAATCAACATCCGCGAGATCACACAGAAGGGCTTGTATTGGGAAGATGGCAAGTGGGTTGAGACGGAGCCCCTGGAGATTCACAAGGACCTGACCTACCCAGAGATTGGTCCTCGCGACAGCTACCTGCTGCACCACGAGGAGATCGAGTCGCTGGTGATCAACTATCCCACCATCAAGCGTGCCCGCTTCTGGATGACCTTCGGTCAGCAGTACCTGAAGCACCTGGAGGTGATTCAGAACATTGGCATGAGTCGCATCGACGAGGTGGAATACGAGGCACCATTGGCCGACGGCAGTGGCAAGACCGTAAAGGTGAAGATTGTGCCCCTGCAGTTCCTGAAGGCTGTACTGCCTAACCCACAGGATCTGGGCGAGAACTACGAGGGACAGACCTCTATCGGCTGCCGCATCCGTGGTATCGGCAACGACGGCAAGGAACATACCTATTACGTATACAACAACTGCAGTCACCGTGCCGCCTACGAGGAGACTGGCATGCAGGGCGTGAGCTACACCACTGGTGTGCCTGCCATGATTGGTGCCATGATGTTCTGCAAGGGTCTTTGGAACACCCCAGGCGTTCACAACGTAGAGGAGTTCGATCCCGATCCATTCATGGAGCAGCTGAACAAGCAGGGCCTGCCTTGGCACGAGATTCACGATGGTGATTTGGAATTATAA